One Ornithorhynchus anatinus isolate Pmale09 chromosome 2, mOrnAna1.pri.v4, whole genome shotgun sequence DNA segment encodes these proteins:
- the EIF3F gene encoding eukaryotic translation initiation factor 3 subunit F has translation MAAAAAAGPAAPAAPAAPAAPPAPAAPAPEAAAVAVPGAAAAGSAGSAGPGPAPGVPSGPALGGPFPGGRVVRLHPVILASIVDSYERRNEGAARVIGTLLGTIDKHSVEVTNCFSVPHNESEDEVAVDMEFAKNMYELHKKVSPSELILGWYATGHDITEHSVLIHEYYSREAPNPIHLTVDTSLQNSRMSIKAYISASMGVPGKTMGVMFTPLTVKYVYYDTERIGIDLIMKTCFSPNRVIGLSSDLQQVGTASARIQDALSTVLQYAEDVLSGKVSADNTVGRFLMDLVNQVPKITPEDFETMLNSNINDLLMVTYLANLTQSQIALNEKLLSL, from the exons atggcggcggcggcggcggcgggtccggCGGCTCCGGCTGCCCCCGCGGCTCCGGCCGCCCCCCCGGCTCCGGCGGCTCCGGCTCctgaggcggcggcggtggcggttccgggggcggcggcggcggggtcggcggggtcggcgggcccgggcccggcccctgggGTGCCGTCGGGCCCGGCGCTGGGCGGCCCGTTCCCCGGCGGGCGCGTGGTGCGGCTGCACCCGGTCATCCTCGCCTCCATCGTGGACAGCTACGAGCGCCGCAACGAGGGGGCCGCACGCGTCATCGGGACCCTGCTCG GGACGATCGACAAGCACTCGGTGGAAGTTACCAACTGCTTTTCGGTGCCGCACAACGAGTCCGAGGACGAG GTGGCCGTGGACATGGAGTTCGCCAAGAACATGTACGAACTGCACAAGAAAGTCTCTCCGAGCGAGCTCATCCTGGGCTG GTACGCCACGGGCCACGACATCACGGAGCACTCGGTGCTCATCCACGAGTATTACAGCCGGGAGGCTCCCAACCCCATCCACCTCACCGTGGACACCAGCCTCCAGAACAGCCGCATGAGCATCAAAGCCTACATCAG TGCTTCGATGGGCGTCCCCGGGAAGACGATGGGGGTGATGTTCACGCCCCTGACGGTGAAGTACGTCTACTACGACACCGAGCGGATAGGCA TCGACCTGATCATGAAGACGTGTTTCAGTCCCAACCGGGTGATCGGGCTGTCGAGCGACCTGCAGCAGGTGGGGACGGCCTCGGCCAGGATCCAGGACGCCCTGAGCACCGTGCTGCAGTACGCCGAGGACGTGCTG TCCGGGAAGGTCTCCGCCGACAACACCGTGGGCCGTTTCTTGATGGACCTGGTTAACCAGGTGCCCAAGATCACTCCCGAGGACTTCGAGACCATGCTGAACAGCAACATCAAC GACCTCCTGATGGTGACCTACCTGGCGAACCTGACCCAGTCCCAGATCGCTCTCAACGAGAAGCTCCTGAGCCTGTGA